A window of the bacterium genome harbors these coding sequences:
- a CDS encoding 2-oxoacid:acceptor oxidoreductase subunit alpha, with protein sequence MRMIDITITIAGAAGQGMQTISYTLAKALTRQGYFVHCYQDLMSRIRGGHNFAVLRISDRPVGSLSERSNILIALNRESIDIHSPGMVEGGVVVFDEKISDAGASTGLSVHGGGASTGLSAHDDKKLNLFPVPLEKLALEAAQSKIMVNAAACGVCFSLMEYDFDVLADTLGDLFDRKGDLIVEANIRAARAGYDFAEREFKGVCPYCTLHRKASTSPGKMLMTGSEAAGFGSLVSGLQFLSAYPMSPSTGIMEYCAAKQKEVSGLLVEQAEDEIAAINMTIGASVAGVRAMTCTSGGGFALMTEGLSLAGMTEVPLVVFIAQRPGPATGFPTRTEQGDLLFALYGGHGEFARAILAPGDAEETVYAMQQAFNLADRYQTPVIVLGDQNLNDSFWTVDGLDLDKISIDRGKLLASWDQASGSYKRYHLSSDGISDRLIPGATEEVQYWDSDEHTEEGHIAESASVRLQMTAKRLAKLKGLKEDSLSPEVFGDSRETVLVGFGSSKWAVREAVEKLQEQGEKVSAVHFPQVFPLPKETVELLSGYKKIIVVEQNATGQFEKLLLTETGIKADGSIRKFDGRPLTAQYIVDSYNTID encoded by the coding sequence ATGCGTATGATAGATATCACCATCACCATAGCCGGCGCGGCCGGACAGGGGATGCAGACCATCTCCTATACTTTGGCCAAGGCGCTAACCCGCCAGGGCTACTTTGTCCATTGCTACCAGGACCTGATGTCCCGGATCCGGGGCGGGCACAATTTCGCTGTCTTGCGGATCTCCGACCGGCCGGTGGGCAGTCTGTCGGAAAGGTCCAACATTCTGATCGCCCTCAACCGGGAGTCAATTGACATCCATTCACCCGGCATGGTGGAGGGCGGGGTGGTGGTGTTTGATGAAAAGATATCAGATGCGGGCGCTTCGACAGGGCTCAGCGTCCACGGTGGCGGCGCTTCGACAGGGCTCAGCGCCCACGATGATAAAAAGCTGAACCTGTTCCCGGTGCCGCTGGAGAAACTGGCCCTGGAGGCGGCCCAGAGCAAGATCATGGTCAACGCTGCGGCCTGCGGTGTCTGCTTCAGCCTGATGGAGTACGATTTTGACGTGCTGGCCGACACCCTGGGCGACCTGTTCGACCGCAAGGGAGACCTTATCGTGGAGGCCAACATCCGGGCGGCCCGGGCCGGTTACGATTTTGCCGAGCGGGAGTTCAAGGGCGTCTGCCCCTACTGCACCCTGCACCGGAAAGCTTCCACAAGCCCCGGCAAGATGCTGATGACCGGCAGCGAAGCGGCCGGGTTCGGCAGTTTGGTCTCGGGCCTGCAGTTCCTGTCGGCCTATCCCATGTCGCCCTCCACCGGGATAATGGAATACTGCGCCGCCAAGCAAAAGGAAGTTTCGGGGCTGCTGGTGGAACAGGCCGAGGACGAGATCGCCGCCATAAACATGACCATCGGGGCCTCAGTGGCGGGAGTAAGGGCCATGACCTGCACCTCGGGCGGCGGCTTTGCCCTGATGACCGAGGGCCTTTCGCTGGCCGGGATGACCGAAGTGCCGCTGGTGGTCTTCATTGCCCAGCGGCCCGGCCCGGCCACCGGCTTTCCCACCCGCACCGAGCAGGGGGATCTTTTGTTCGCACTATACGGCGGCCACGGCGAGTTTGCCCGGGCCATTCTGGCCCCCGGCGACGCCGAAGAGACCGTCTACGCCATGCAGCAGGCTTTCAACCTGGCCGACAGATACCAGACCCCGGTAATAGTCCTGGGCGACCAGAACCTGAACGACTCGTTCTGGACCGTGGATGGTCTGGACCTGGATAAAATATCCATTGACCGGGGCAAACTCCTGGCTTCCTGGGATCAGGCTTCCGGTTCCTACAAGCGGTACCACCTTTCCTCGGACGGGATCTCCGACCGCCTCATTCCCGGAGCCACGGAAGAGGTGCAGTACTGGGACAGCGACGAACACACCGAGGAAGGGCACATTGCAGAGAGCGCTTCGGTTCGCCTGCAGATGACGGCCAAAAGACTGGCCAAGCTCAAAGGCCTTAAGGAGGATTCGCTTAGTCCTGAAGTCTTCGGAGATTCCAGGGAAACAGTCCTGGTCGGCTTCGGTTCTTCAAAATGGGCGGTGCGGGAGGCGGTCGAAAAACTGCAGGAGCAGGGGGAGAAGGTTTCGGCGGTGCATTTCCCGCAGGTCTTCCCGCTGCCAAAAGAAACTGTGGAATTGCTGTCCGGGTATAAGAAGATCATAGTGGTGGAGCAGAACGCCACCGGGCAGTTCGAGAAACTGCTGCTGACGGAAACGGGGATCAAGGCCGACGGGTCGATAAGGAAGTTTGACGGCCGGCCGCTGACGGCGCAGTACATAGTTGATAGTTACAATACAATAGACTAA